The genomic stretch ATCACCCAGGTAGAGGCGATCAGCCCGATCGCGATCGCGAACTGGAAGACGACCAGCGCCATGCGGAACCGGCCGTTGCCCGGCGTCTCGACTGTCGATTTGTTGGCGCGGAGCACTTCGGCGGGACGAAAGCGGCTGAGATAGAATGCGGGGTACAGCCCGCCGAGCAATCCGGTCGCGGCGAACAGCCCCAGCGCCGGCCACAGCATGCCGCCCTCGCCCAGATAAGCGAGGTGGAGATCGGCCCCGATCCACGCCCCAAGACGGGGCGTCGCCAACTCGACGATCGCGAGCGCCAGCAGCATCGCCGCCGCCGCCATCACCAGGCTTTCGCCCAGGAACTGGACGATCAGTTGCCCGCGCGACGCGCCGAGCACTTTGCGCAGCGCCACCTCGCGCGCGCGCTGGGTGGCGCGCGCGGTCGACAGGTTGACGAAGTTCATCACCGCCATGCCGAGCGTCAACACCGCGACCACTGCGAAGGTGGCGAGCGCGCGCGAGTCTCCCGCCGGCGTCAGCGCCCCCTCCCGTGCGGTGCCCAGGTGGACGCCGGTCAACGGCATCAGCGCGAAATCGAACAGGTCGGACATCGTCGCCGGCTTGCCGTCGATCACTTCGCTCGGGATGACGCGCTTCTCCCAGGCCGGCAGCGCGGCGTCGATCGCCGCGGCGCTCACGCCGGGGCGCAGCTTGACGTAATGCTGCTGATTGAGATTGCCCCAGCCCTTATAGGGGCTCTGCACGGGGTCGCGGACGCGGATGAGGCCCAGCTTCAGGCTGGTGTTGCGCGGCAAATCGCGCAGCACGCCCGTGACGCGGAAGTCGCGCTTGCCATCCCCTGCGCCGAGAGTGAGGACCTTGCCGAGTGCGTTGGCCGTGCCGAACTGGCGGATCGCCTCGCTTTCGGTGAGCACGAGCGCATCCGCATCGCGCAGCGCGTCCGCCGCCGAACCCTGCGCGAAGGGCAGATCGAAGACCTTGAAGAAATCGCGGTCGACGCCGGCCCAGTCGATGAACATCGGCTGGCCGTCATGCTCCGTAACGGTCTTGCCCGAAGCGAGCGCGGTCACTGCCTCGAGCTGGGGAAAGTCCGCAGCGAGCCGCTCGCCGAGCGGATAGGAACTGGCCTGCGTGAACACGACCGGCTGGCTCGGCGGATGGATTGTCGCCTGAACCTGATAGACGCGACCGCTGTCCGGCAACCAGCCATCGTAGCTGCGCTCATAGCGGATATAGCCGAGGATCAGCAGGCAGCCGGCAAGGCCCAGCGCGAGCCCGCCGATGCTGATCGCCGCATAGACGCGGCTCTGCGCCAGCAGCCGCAGCGCGATCACCAGATAGTTTCGCCACATCGCCGATCCCCCCTTTTCCGCTCCCCCTCCGCTGAAGGAGGAGCGAGATTCTCAAGCCGCGCGGCGCTGTTCCTGCAGGATGCGGCCGTCGAGCATGTTGACGATGCGCCCGGCATAATCGGCATGCGCGGGCGAGTGCGTCACCATCACGATCGTCGATCCCTCGCGGTTCAGCGTCTGGAGCATCCGCATCACTTCCTCGCCATGGTGCGTGTCGAGGTTGCCGGTGGGTTCGTCGGCAAGGATCAGATGGGGACGCGCCACCAGCGCGCGGGCGACGGCGACGCGCTGTTGCTGGCCGCCCGACAGCTGGCTGGGCCGGTGCTTCGCGCGGTGGGCGATGCCGACCTTGTCCATCACTTCGTCCACTCGCGCGCGGCGCTCGCCCGCGGAAACCGAATGATAGAGCAGCGCCAGTTCGATATTGTCGCGCACGCTCAGTTCGTCGACCAGGTTGAAGCTCTGGAAAATAAAGCCGATGCTGCGCTTGCGGACGTCGGCCAGCTTGGCTTCGGACAGCCCGGCGACTTCCTGCCCGTTGAACACATAGCTGCCGCTCGACGGGCTATCGAGCATCCCGATCATGTTGAGCAGCGTCGATTTGCCGCATCCCGACGGCCCCATGATCGCCACGAACTCGCCATCGGCAATGTCGAGGTCGATTGCATCCAGCGCCGTGGTCTGCACCGTGTCGGTGCGGTACACCTTTGAAAGCGCGTGCATCGTCAGCATGGGATTCCCTTTCTTCGCAATCATTTGGAGAGGTCCAGGCGCGTCTTGTCGGTAAAGCCGGTATAGGGGGAGGTGACGACCTTCTCGCCGATATCGAGCCCTTCGAGAACCTCGACGAACTCGGCGTTGCGGCGGCCCATCCGCACGCTGCGCTTGACCGCGCTGCGCCCGTCCGGGGTCACCACGAAAATCCAGCTGCCGCCGGTATCGTTGTAAAAGGCGCCGTTGGGCACGAGCAGCGCCGGCGCCGGATCGCCCAGCGTCAGCCGCGCCGCAAGCGTCTGGCCGCGCTGGATATTGGCGGGCTCGGCACCGATGAACTGGAAGTCGATCTGGAACTGGCCGTTCTGGACCTGCGGATAGATTTTGGTGACGCGCGCCGCATAGCGCCGCCCCCCCGATTCGATCGCCGCGCGCTGCTGGAGCTGGACGCGACCGAGGTAGAATTCATCGACTCCGGCGATCAGCTTGTTGCGGCCCGGGCTGTCGATCTGCCCCACGCGCTCGCCGCGCTGGAGCGACTGGCCGACCTGTACCGAAAAGCCCGAAAGCTGCCCGGCCACCGGTGCGCGAAGCTGGAGCGCGTCCAGATTGGCGCGCGCGATCGACAGCCCCGACTGCATCGATTGCGCCGCCGCCTGTTGCTGTGCGAGCTGGCTGCCCTGGAGCCGCGCGTCGGTCGCCTGGCTGCGCTTGAGCGCTTCGTAGTTGCGCTGGCGGTACGCATAGTCGTCGCTAGTGTCCGAAAACTGCTTGGCAGTGACGAAGCCGCGCCCCGCGAGCGGCTTTTCGCGCTCGAACTGCCGCCGCGCCTTTTGCAGCGCAAGGCCGGCCTCGAGCAGCGCGCGCTCGTTCGCAAGCCGGGTCTGCGCCAGCGCCAGTTCCTGGCTGCGCATATTGTTGATCTGCTGCTCGACTTCGGTCTGCCGCGCGAGGGTGGAAAGCTGGAGTTCGGCGTTGGAGAGCAGCGCGATCGGCTGGCCCGCCGCGACGGTGGCGCCGTCCTCGACCAGCATCTTCTCGACCCGCCCGCCCTCGACCGCGTCGATATAGACCGTCAGCAGCGGCGTGACGCGCGCGCGCACCGGGATGAAATCGTCGAACGTGCCGCGCGCCACGGTGGAGATGGTGACGTGATCGGCGGTCACCGTCTGGCTCGTCCCGCTCGGCGCGAACCACCAGAAGGCCAGCGCCGCCGCCACGGCCAGCGCGCCGCCGATGGCGATTTTCCACCCCGTCGCCAGGCGGCGGACCGCGACCTGCTGGTCCATCCCGCTGCCGGTGACGGGGCCGGTTCCCTGATCTTTCTGCATCCGAACGACACCCATGCCCCTATCCTAGCAACCCGCGTGCCAAGCCCTGCGCGACGACGGCGGCGGCCCGCATCACCGCGCAGCGCCCGCGCAACCGTCCGATTCCGGGCAGTAGTGTCCGGAATCGAACGCTATCGCGATCGAGGCGAAGCCAATCCGCAGCCGGGCATCGACCGCATGCGCCTGCACGCCGATCTCGAGCGCAGCGGGCGCCACGGGCCGCGCCAGCGCCACCACGAGCAGCGCCGCCAGCACGATTCCCAACCCTGTCCGCCTGTCCCGCCACCGCACGCCCGCTTCCTCCTGATCGCTCGGGAACAGCAGGACGCGTGCCAACCGGGCCACCGCAACCCGTGTGAAATGGCACGCAAATTGATTACCGATGGCATAGTGGCGGCTGTAGGGGAGTGACGCATGGGGACTGCGCCGGAGTTCGAGTTCTGCGTCGTGATCGACGACGACGACGATATCCTGATGGCGTCGCGGCTGTTGCTGCGCCGGCTGTTCCGCGACGTCGCAATCGCTAACACCCCCGACGAGGCGCTGCCGCTGATTGCGGCCCGCACGCCCGATGTCGTGCTGCTCGACGCCAATTTCGCGCGCGGTGCGACCGACGCGACCGAGGGGCTGGCGTGGCTCGACCGGCTGCTGGCGATCGACCCCGAAATGGTGGTGGTGATGATCACCGCGCATGCCGGGGTGCAGGTTGCCGTCACTGCGATGAAGCGCGGGGCGACCGATTTCGTGTCGAAGCCCTGGTCGAACGACCGGCTGCTCGCCACCGTGCGCACCGCCGCGTCGCTCCGCCGCTCGCGCAGCGCGACCAATGCCCCCGCCCCGATCGCCGGCGGATCGCCGCTGCTCGGCGCCTCCCCCGCCATGGCCCGCGTCCATTCGCTGATCGCCCGCGCCGCGCCGACCGACGCCAATGTGCTGGTGCTGGGCGAGAACGGCACCGGCAAGGAACTGGTCGCGCGCGAACTCCACCGCCAGTCGCTGCGCGCGGACAAGGTGATGCTGACGGTCGATCTGGGCGCCGTGAGCGAGGATTTGATCGACAGCGAGCTGTTCGGCCATGTGAAGGGCGCTTTCACCGACGCGCGCACCGATCGCGTCGGGCGCATCCAGGCCGCCGATGGCGGCACGCTGTTCCTCGACGAGATCGGGAACCTGCCGCTGCGGCTCCAGCCGAAGCTGCTGACCGTGCTCGAGCAGCGCCGCGTGACTCCGGTCGGCGCGAACAAGCCCGTGCCGGTCAACATCCGCGTCGTCGCGGCGACCAATTTGCCGCCCGAGAAGCTCCGCGACGAAGCGCATTTTCGCCAGGACCTGCTGTTCCGGCTCAACACCGTCGAGATCGACTTGCCGCCGCTGCGCGAGCGGCCCGAGGACGTGCCCGAGTTGATCGACCATTATCTGGAGCATTATGCCCGGCGCTATGCCCGCCCGGTGCCCGCGCTGAGCCCGGCGGCCCGCCGCGCGCTGCTGACGCATCACTGGCCGGGCAATGTCCGCGCGCTCCGCCATGCGCTGGAGCGCGCGGTGATACTCGCGCGCGACGTGCCGCTGGAGCCCGACGATTTCGCGCTGGTCCCGGCGGCGGCGCGGGTCGTGGCGGCGGCACCGGCCCCGCCCCCCGCGCCCGACGATTTCAACCTCGAGCGCGTCGAGCGGCGGCTGGTCGAGGAGGCGTTGAAGAAGCATGGCTACAACATCTCGCTCGCCGCCGCCGAACTGGGGCTGTCGCGCGCCGCGCTGTATCGCCGGATGGAAAAGCATGGGCTTTGACACCCGCTTCACGCTCGGGCTGATCGGCTGGGTCGCGGCACTGGCGGTCGCGCTGCTCGGTTGCGTCGCGGCCATCGCCACGCCGGGGCTCGCCGCGGCGCGGATCATCGCCTTGTGCCTCGTCGTAGCGGCGCTGGCGGGGCTGTGGCAGCATGTCACGCGGACCAACCGCACCCTCGCGCGCTTTGTCGAGGGGGTGCGGTTCGGCGACACCGCGCTCCGCTTCGAAAGCGGCGGGGGCGCCAGCTTCGGGCGGCTGGGCGCCGCGATCAACGACGCGCTCGACCGGCTCCGCCAGGCGCAGGACCGCAGCGCGGGCGAGTTGCGCTATCTCGACGCGCTGGTCGACGATCTCCCGGTCGCGCTGCTGACCGTTGACGAGGCGGGACAGGTCGCGCTTGCCAATCGCGCTGCGCGGCGGCTGTTCACGGCAGCCCATGGCCGCCGTACCGAGGACTTCGCGGTCTATGGCGCCACCTTCGCGCGGCGGCTGGCGGCGGCGAGCGCGGGCGAGGAGCTGCTGATCCTCAATCTCGACGGGCGCAGCCAGCGGGTGCTGGTGCGATCGGCGCTGCTCGAACGGCTCGGGCGGCGGACCCGCGCCGTGAGCGTCCAGCCGATCCAGGGGACGCTGGACGCCGTCGAGATGGCGGCGCAGACCGATCTGGTGCGCGTCCTGACGCATGAAATCCTGAACTCGCTCACCCCGGTCACGTCGCTCGCCGACACTGCGTCGGACCTGCTCGCGGAGCCCGATCTGCCGCCCGACCCGCGGATTGCCGACGCCCGATCGGCGGTCGCGACGCTGGCGCGGCGCGCGCGCGGGCTGGGGCATTTCATCGAGGCATATCGCGCCGTCGCGCAGACGCCCGAAATCCGGCGCCAGCGCTTTGCGGCGGCGCCCTGGGCCGATGAGCTTGCCCGGCTGTTCGCCGCCGAATTCCCCGAAATCCCGCTGGCGCGCGACGTGGTGCCGGCGGGGCTGGCGCTGGACGCCGATCCGGACCTTCTGGCGCAGGTGCTGATCAACCTGCTGCGCAATGCGGCCCAGGCCGTCGCCGGGCATCCCGCGCCGCGCCTCGCGCTGCGGATCGCCGCCGAGCGCAGCGGAGCATCGATCGAAGTCGAGGACAACGGCCCCGGCATCCCGCCCGCGCTGCGGCAGGAGGTGTTCCTGCCCTTCTTCACGACACGCGCGTCCGGCACCGGCGTCGGGCTCAACCTCGCCCGCCAGATCGTCGTCGCGCATGGCGGCGCAATCGAAGTGGGCGACGCGCCCGGCGGCGGCGCGCGGTTTCGGATCCTGCTGTAGCTACGACCGCGCAGGCAGCGGTGGTACGCCCGGCGGGACCGCGGCGCCGCGCCAGCGCTCGACCGGCACCACTTCCAACACCCCCTCGGGCGAGCGCCGCCGCTGGATCAGCGTTGCGGCCTGCTGGCTGGTCTCGCCGATCGTCGCGCGGGTGCGGACCCAGAAGGTGTTCGAGCGGAACGACGCGCCCCAGGGCATCGTGACATTCTGGTCGGTCAAGTCCTTGAGCGTCAGATAGCCCTGCCGGGCGCGTACCGCCGCCAGCCGCGACGCCACCACCGGATCGCGGAACAGGATGCGCAGCATTTCCTCGTCCGCGGCATTGAGGTTGAGCGCCGTCCTGCCGGGCAGCGCCGTCACCAGCCGTTCGAGGCGGTCGGCCTTGGCCGGCTCGATGCCGGCCAGCCGCAGCGGGCGCAGGTCGGTGACGGGGCCTTGCAGCCGGACATATTCGACTGCCATGACGATCTGCTCGGGGGTCAGCCCGGCTTCGTTGCCGATCGTCTGGAACAGCACCAGCGACCCCGCCTCGCCGCTGCGCACTGCGTTGATGTTGAACCGCCCCTCGGCATCGGCGATCGCCAGGTCGAACGTCCCGCCATCGATCGGCGCGCCACTCTCCGACACCCGTGCCCAGGGCTCGCCCGCATGGTCGACATCGCCCGCGAGTTCGGCATCGCGGCGCAGCGCGGTGAGCGCCGACAATTCGCCGCCGCGCACCACCGCCAGCGCGCGCGACGACTCGCGCGTGCGCAGCCCCCGGTCGAGCGCCAGTTCCTCGCGGTTGATCATCAGCAGCACCAGCCCGCTCGCAATCGCGACGAACATCAGCACGTTGATCAGGATCATGCCCTGTTCGTCGTCGCGCACCGGCTTCATTGCGGCGGCTCCTGCGGGCGCGCGGGCAGCGCGATCACCCGGCGCAGCGATCCCGGCGCCCCGCCCGGCCCCTGGACCTGCATCTCCAGCGCGACCGCGCGCGGCCAGCGATCCTTGTCCTTGTCGCTGTCGCCAACGGGCCAGCGATCGACCCAGGCGCCGTCCCAGAAGCGCCAGCGCGCGGCGGCGACTCCCGCCAGCACCGGCTGCGGCGCCGGACCCGCGCTTCGCACCAGCGCGCCGCCCGCGACAACGTAGCGCAGCGGCACCGCCGCCCCGCCCATCCCCGGCGCGGCGCGGGTGAAAGACAGCGCGCCGCCACTCCCCTCGATCCGTCCCCCGGCAATCTGGTCGAGGTCGCTCGACACCACGAACATCGTGCGTTGGAGATCGGCCAGCCGGTCCAGCCGCTGCCCGGTGCGCCCCTGCACCTTGATGATCCCTTCGACCAGCGCGAGCCCCGCGACGGCGATCAGCGCGAACAGCCCCATCGAGATCATCAGCTCGATAAGCGTGAAGCCCTCTTCGCCCTGCGGTTTCACGACCCCGAGCTTATCGCGACGGTTTCATAGCCGCTTCCCGTTGCCGCGAGCACCGCGAAGTCGCGCGCCACCGAGCCATCGGTGCGAAACCGAACCGGACCGGTGACGCAGTGGAATCCCTTGCTGTCGAGCAGCCCCTCCGGCCCCAGCATCCCGGCGCCGCGCAGCGTGTTGGCGATTCCCGCAGCGTCATAGGCGAGCGCGGCGATCGCGCCGGGATCGCCGCCGTTGCGCGCGGCATATTCGCTGGCAAAAATACCGAACGCCGCCGGATCGGGGCTGGCGATCCACGCCCCCGCCAGCGTTTCCAGCGCCTCGGGCCGATAGTCGAGCCCCTGCATCGTGCCGAGCAACTGGATGCCGCTCGCCTTCAGGTTGCGCGCCGCCGCGAGCACGGGCTCGCCGCTGCCGGCGATCAGCACTGCGTCGGGCGCATCGCCGGCATCGGGAGTCGGCTGGCCGGGGCGCACTTCGAGCACGCGGATGCGCAGCCCCAGCTCACGCTCGGCCTGCCCCGCCGCCACAGACGCCGCCGCGCTCCAGGCCGAACCGTCGTCGATCACTGCCACCGACCGGACGCCGCGCGACCGGGCATAGCGCAGGATCGCACTCGTCACCTGCCCCGCGGTGATCCCGAAAATATAGGTGCCGGGGCTGCGCAGCACGCTGTCGTTGCTGAACGCGATGATCGGCACGCGCCCGGCGATCGTGCTGGACACCGCAGGCACCTCCGGCGCGCCCAGCGGTCCCAGGATCAGTGCGGGCCTGATCTTCAATGCCTCGGCAGCCGCGGCGGCGGCGCCCGGCGCGGTCCCCGCAGTGTCGAAAACGCGCACGAACGCACTGTTTTCCGCGAGCAACGCCGCCTGCCGCATGCTAAGGCCAAGCTGCGCTCGCGGCCCCGTGAGCGGCACCAGCAGCGCGACCGGACGCTTGTCCTTCTTGTCGGCTGCGAGCGCGAACGAGGGAAGCACGACCGATGCCGCTGACGCGACCAGTCCCGATTGCAGCAATGTCAGCAGCGACCGCCGGTCCATTGCCGACTCCGGATTTTGGGGGTGTGGCACGCCGGCCTATTATCGTGTTCGCAGCGCTCGGCATAGGGGCGTATCTGCTCGCGATGGTCGTGACGATGCCGGCCAGCGTGCTCTTCCGCAACGCCGCCTGGCGGTCGGGCGTGGCGGGCACAATATGGCGCGGCGAAGTCGGGCTGGCGGGGGGAAGCCGCTTCGAATGGCGGATGGCGCCGCTGCGCTCGCTGCTGTCGCTGGGCTTCGCTGCAGACTGGAAGGCGGTGGGTCCGAACACCGATCTGGGCGGCCGGATGCTCGCACGGCCCGGCGGTCGGATGGTGCTCGATCATGTCAGCGGACGCGCCGACGGCGCGCTGCTCGCGGCGCGCCAGCCGAACCTGCCCTTCACCTGCGACCTGACCATGCAGGTCGAGATGGAGCGCATCGTGGTGGGCGGCGGATCGGGCCGCGTGGTCGAAGGGAAAGCGATGAGCGATCCGGGAAGCTGCCGCGCCAAGACCGGCGGCGGCGCGGCGAGCGCGGTTCCGGCGCTGATCCTCACGGCCGACCATATCGGCGACAAGACGACGCTCCGCATCGCGCCTGCGACGCAGCGGCGGCGGGTGCTGGTGGACGCGGTGCTGGAGGAGGACGGGACACTCGACCTGGGCGTGACGCCGGAGGGCGCGGCTGCGCTGCCATTCCTGGGGATTCCGGGGGGGAGCCGGATCAAGGGGGCGATGTAGGGGAAAGCGGTGGGCGATCCATAGGCCCCGCGTATCAGTTTTTACCGTTCTCTTGCGGCTGCTTACCAGATGATTTCGATGAGATTTCCCCGTTTGCCGGCAGCGCCGCTGTCGTGGGAATGCCCAGTTCGTACGTGCCATCCCATTGCCGCTCGGCAGATGTGGAATAGGTGATGCCCGGCACCGCGCTGCGAAGATCGCCATTTTCCTGTGCGTGACATCCGTCGCCTTGGCAGTTCCACGCCATGCCACCGTTCCCCACCACGTTGATCGTCACGGTACGATCGGCGGGCAGTATCGCACCCGCAGGGACAATCGTGCGGGTGCCGAAGGTCAGCGGCTTACGCATGGCGTGAATGTTCCCGACCAGCGACAGGATGATGGCATTGTCCGGCGCATCTATCGCCGCCCAGCGCTGCGCCATCGCCGCATTGCGGTCTTGTCCCCTTAGGGTCGAGCGCCCGACATCAGATGCAACCACGCCGGTAATCTGTCCTGCTTGCTTCATGGCCCGCAACCGTTCGAACAGCCGCAGAAAGGCGGTGCTGCCACGGCCATCCTGCACCCCGGAGGTGAACAGAGACACCTTCAGCAGCGCGCTTCGAGCGGCAGCGCCTCCATCGGAGGCAAGGAAACTGTCGATCGCGCTCTGGTCATCGGATGGATATTCCAGAGCGACTTTCACCGGACGTCCGGTCAGGCTGGCGAGGCAGACCAGATTGGCAAAGGCGTCAGGGGTCTCGTTCGTCCCATGCATCTCGCCAACAATCACCCATCGGATGCTGGGCTGCCACAGCGCTGCGGCCCCCGGTACCGGCGAACAGACGGGTGCCATGGCCCCAAACAGCGCGGCGATTGCGGCCATCATACTGGACTCTCCCCTCGATATTGGGTCGAGTTTCGCACTGCTCGCGAACGGTCGCAATCAGGATCGCTAGGCAGGCTTCTGCGTCTCAATCCTCCCCCTGGCGGGTGAGGATAGAATGCCCCCCCTAAATCGTCACCAGATTGTTCAAATTGATGATCGGCAGCAGGATCGCCAGCACCA from Sphingomonas hengshuiensis encodes the following:
- a CDS encoding ABC transporter permease; its protein translation is MWRNYLVIALRLLAQSRVYAAISIGGLALGLAGCLLILGYIRYERSYDGWLPDSGRVYQVQATIHPPSQPVVFTQASSYPLGERLAADFPQLEAVTALASGKTVTEHDGQPMFIDWAGVDRDFFKVFDLPFAQGSAADALRDADALVLTESEAIRQFGTANALGKVLTLGAGDGKRDFRVTGVLRDLPRNTSLKLGLIRVRDPVQSPYKGWGNLNQQHYVKLRPGVSAAAIDAALPAWEKRVIPSEVIDGKPATMSDLFDFALMPLTGVHLGTAREGALTPAGDSRALATFAVVAVLTLGMAVMNFVNLSTARATQRAREVALRKVLGASRGQLIVQFLGESLVMAAAAMLLALAIVELATPRLGAWIGADLHLAYLGEGGMLWPALGLFAATGLLGGLYPAFYLSRFRPAEVLRANKSTVETPGNGRFRMALVVFQFAIAIGLIASTWVIWSQTLYVETVDPGYRRNGLVQIANAWRFTQGAEYEAGRTAILAIPGVTAVGRTGLGLAATDKSIALMQAAGASDYLSMGLYGVDADFLQMMEIKLLAGRALGDRFAADRVAEMPEADLVARGANVVVNRAAAAKFGYRDPRAAVGHTVRIGFGGFGLAPATIVGVVEDTRFRTARDALEPIVYCYDATRTNQVLVRYANARPGEVMAALGKVWRRFEPEIPFEARFADDIVSELYAADRARTALFASFSLLAVLIACLGLYSLASFSTERRTREIGIRKVLGAKVHDIVRLLAWQFSKPVVLANLVAWPAAWWAMRDWLNTFDVRIALTPTPFALAGLLALGIALATVSGHALRVARANPIHALRYE
- a CDS encoding ABC transporter ATP-binding protein, encoding MLTMHALSKVYRTDTVQTTALDAIDLDIADGEFVAIMGPSGCGKSTLLNMIGMLDSPSSGSYVFNGQEVAGLSEAKLADVRKRSIGFIFQSFNLVDELSVRDNIELALLYHSVSAGERRARVDEVMDKVGIAHRAKHRPSQLSGGQQQRVAVARALVARPHLILADEPTGNLDTHHGEEVMRMLQTLNREGSTIVMVTHSPAHADYAGRIVNMLDGRILQEQRRAA
- a CDS encoding efflux RND transporter periplasmic adaptor subunit, encoding MQKDQGTGPVTGSGMDQQVAVRRLATGWKIAIGGALAVAAALAFWWFAPSGTSQTVTADHVTISTVARGTFDDFIPVRARVTPLLTVYIDAVEGGRVEKMLVEDGATVAAGQPIALLSNAELQLSTLARQTEVEQQINNMRSQELALAQTRLANERALLEAGLALQKARRQFEREKPLAGRGFVTAKQFSDTSDDYAYRQRNYEALKRSQATDARLQGSQLAQQQAAAQSMQSGLSIARANLDALQLRAPVAGQLSGFSVQVGQSLQRGERVGQIDSPGRNKLIAGVDEFYLGRVQLQQRAAIESGGRRYAARVTKIYPQVQNGQFQIDFQFIGAEPANIQRGQTLAARLTLGDPAPALLVPNGAFYNDTGGSWIFVVTPDGRSAVKRSVRMGRRNAEFVEVLEGLDIGEKVVTSPYTGFTDKTRLDLSK
- a CDS encoding sigma-54-dependent transcriptional regulator, with the translated sequence MGTAPEFEFCVVIDDDDDILMASRLLLRRLFRDVAIANTPDEALPLIAARTPDVVLLDANFARGATDATEGLAWLDRLLAIDPEMVVVMITAHAGVQVAVTAMKRGATDFVSKPWSNDRLLATVRTAASLRRSRSATNAPAPIAGGSPLLGASPAMARVHSLIARAAPTDANVLVLGENGTGKELVARELHRQSLRADKVMLTVDLGAVSEDLIDSELFGHVKGAFTDARTDRVGRIQAADGGTLFLDEIGNLPLRLQPKLLTVLEQRRVTPVGANKPVPVNIRVVAATNLPPEKLRDEAHFRQDLLFRLNTVEIDLPPLRERPEDVPELIDHYLEHYARRYARPVPALSPAARRALLTHHWPGNVRALRHALERAVILARDVPLEPDDFALVPAAARVVAAAPAPPPAPDDFNLERVERRLVEEALKKHGYNISLAAAELGLSRAALYRRMEKHGL
- a CDS encoding sensor histidine kinase; the protein is MGFDTRFTLGLIGWVAALAVALLGCVAAIATPGLAAARIIALCLVVAALAGLWQHVTRTNRTLARFVEGVRFGDTALRFESGGGASFGRLGAAINDALDRLRQAQDRSAGELRYLDALVDDLPVALLTVDEAGQVALANRAARRLFTAAHGRRTEDFAVYGATFARRLAAASAGEELLILNLDGRSQRVLVRSALLERLGRRTRAVSVQPIQGTLDAVEMAAQTDLVRVLTHEILNSLTPVTSLADTASDLLAEPDLPPDPRIADARSAVATLARRARGLGHFIEAYRAVAQTPEIRRQRFAAAPWADELARLFAAEFPEIPLARDVVPAGLALDADPDLLAQVLINLLRNAAQAVAGHPAPRLALRIAAERSGASIEVEDNGPGIPPALRQEVFLPFFTTRASGTGVGLNLARQIVVAHGGAIEVGDAPGGGARFRILL
- a CDS encoding type II secretion system minor pseudopilin, encoding MKPVRDDEQGMILINVLMFVAIASGLVLLMINREELALDRGLRTRESSRALAVVRGGELSALTALRRDAELAGDVDHAGEPWARVSESGAPIDGGTFDLAIADAEGRFNINAVRSGEAGSLVLFQTIGNEAGLTPEQIVMAVEYVRLQGPVTDLRPLRLAGIEPAKADRLERLVTALPGRTALNLNAADEEMLRILFRDPVVASRLAAVRARQGYLTLKDLTDQNVTMPWGASFRSNTFWVRTRATIGETSQQAATLIQRRRSPEGVLEVVPVERWRGAAVPPGVPPLPARS
- a CDS encoding PulJ/GspJ family protein: MKPQGEEGFTLIELMISMGLFALIAVAGLALVEGIIKVQGRTGQRLDRLADLQRTMFVVSSDLDQIAGGRIEGSGGALSFTRAAPGMGGAAVPLRYVVAGGALVRSAGPAPQPVLAGVAAARWRFWDGAWVDRWPVGDSDKDKDRWPRAVALEMQVQGPGGAPGSLRRVIALPARPQEPPQ
- a CDS encoding ABC transporter substrate-binding protein, with protein sequence MDRRSLLTLLQSGLVASAASVVLPSFALAADKKDKRPVALLVPLTGPRAQLGLSMRQAALLAENSAFVRVFDTAGTAPGAAAAAAEALKIRPALILGPLGAPEVPAVSSTIAGRVPIIAFSNDSVLRSPGTYIFGITAGQVTSAILRYARSRGVRSVAVIDDGSAWSAAASVAAGQAERELGLRIRVLEVRPGQPTPDAGDAPDAVLIAGSGEPVLAAARNLKASGIQLLGTMQGLDYRPEALETLAGAWIASPDPAAFGIFASEYAARNGGDPGAIAALAYDAAGIANTLRGAGMLGPEGLLDSKGFHCVTGPVRFRTDGSVARDFAVLAATGSGYETVAISSGS
- a CDS encoding type II secretion system protein N, producing MFAALGIGAYLLAMVVTMPASVLFRNAAWRSGVAGTIWRGEVGLAGGSRFEWRMAPLRSLLSLGFAADWKAVGPNTDLGGRMLARPGGRMVLDHVSGRADGALLAARQPNLPFTCDLTMQVEMERIVVGGGSGRVVEGKAMSDPGSCRAKTGGGAASAVPALILTADHIGDKTTLRIAPATQRRRVLVDAVLEEDGTLDLGVTPEGAAALPFLGIPGGSRIKGAM